One window of Sporosarcina sp. 6E9 genomic DNA carries:
- the pruA gene encoding L-glutamate gamma-semialdehyde dehydrogenase, translated as MIPYKHEPFTDFTNEENKNTYLSALKQVEGYLGEDYPLIIGGERITTDEKLVSTNPSNKEEVIGRVSKASQELAEKAMQVADETFNTWRKVKPEFRADVLFKAAAIVRRRKAEFSALLTKEAGKPWNEADADVAEGIDFLEYYGRQMLDLKKGMHVESRPGEYNQFHYIPLGVGVVISPWNFAFAIMAGTTAAALVTGNTVLLKPASTTPVVAYKFIEVLEEAGMPAGVVNFIPGSGAEVGDYLVDHARTRFVSFTGSREIGTRIYERAAVVNEGQIWLKRVIAEMGGKDTIVVDNQADLELAAQSIVKSAFGFSGQKCSACSRAIIHEEVYDQVVERVEELTNELTYGDSSDNSNFTGPVIDQASYDKIMSYIEIGKEEGRLIAGGTGDDSKGYFVAPTVFADLDPKARIMQEEIFGPVVGLSKAKSFDEAIEFANNTDYGLTGAVITNNREHIEQAREDFHVGNLYFNRGCTGAIVGYQPFGGFNMSGTDSKAGGPDYLQLHMQGKTTSETL; from the coding sequence TTGATTCCATACAAACATGAACCTTTCACAGACTTTACAAATGAAGAAAATAAAAACACATATCTTAGTGCATTAAAACAAGTAGAAGGGTATCTCGGTGAAGACTACCCATTAATTATCGGTGGAGAACGTATCACGACTGATGAAAAACTAGTATCTACTAACCCGTCGAACAAAGAAGAAGTTATCGGCCGCGTATCTAAAGCAAGTCAAGAGCTTGCTGAAAAAGCGATGCAAGTAGCAGACGAAACATTTAATACATGGAGAAAAGTTAAACCGGAATTTAGAGCGGATGTTTTATTCAAAGCAGCTGCAATCGTACGTCGTCGTAAAGCGGAATTTTCAGCGCTTTTGACAAAAGAAGCGGGCAAACCTTGGAACGAAGCAGATGCAGATGTAGCCGAAGGAATCGATTTCTTAGAGTATTATGGTCGTCAAATGCTGGACTTGAAAAAAGGCATGCATGTTGAAAGTCGTCCAGGCGAATATAATCAGTTCCACTACATTCCACTAGGAGTTGGCGTGGTAATTTCTCCATGGAACTTTGCATTTGCAATTATGGCTGGAACAACGGCAGCTGCTCTCGTAACTGGAAATACAGTACTGCTAAAACCGGCTTCAACAACGCCAGTGGTTGCATATAAATTTATTGAAGTACTTGAAGAAGCTGGTATGCCAGCGGGAGTTGTTAACTTCATCCCTGGTTCAGGCGCAGAAGTCGGCGATTACCTAGTAGATCATGCCAGAACACGTTTTGTATCATTTACAGGTTCCCGTGAAATCGGAACTAGAATTTATGAACGTGCTGCAGTCGTGAATGAAGGACAAATTTGGTTGAAGCGCGTTATCGCGGAAATGGGAGGTAAAGATACAATCGTTGTTGACAATCAAGCTGATTTGGAATTAGCAGCACAATCCATTGTAAAATCAGCATTCGGATTTAGTGGGCAGAAATGTTCAGCATGTTCTCGTGCAATCATTCATGAAGAAGTCTACGATCAAGTGGTAGAACGCGTTGAAGAACTTACAAATGAATTGACTTATGGAGATTCCTCGGATAACTCGAACTTCACTGGACCAGTTATTGATCAGGCATCCTATGATAAAATCATGAGCTATATTGAAATTGGTAAAGAAGAAGGTCGTCTAATTGCTGGCGGTACTGGTGACGATTCAAAAGGATACTTCGTCGCTCCGACTGTATTTGCAGACCTAGATCCAAAAGCTAGAATCATGCAAGAAGAGATTTTCGGACCTGTTGTTGGTCTATCGAAAGCGAAAAGCTTCGATGAAGCAATTGAATTTGCTAACAACACAGATTACGGCCTTACAGGTGCTGTAATCACGAATAACCGTGAGCATATTGAACAAGCACGCGAAGACTTCCATGTTGGAAACCTATACTTCAACCGTGGCTGCACAGGCGCAATTGTTGGTTACCAACCATTTGGTGGCTTTAACATGTCAGGTACTGACTCAAAAGCGGGCGGACCGGATTACTTGCAACTTCATATGCAAGGAAAAACAACTTCAGAAACACTATAA
- a CDS encoding RNA polymerase sigma factor — protein MMIITNVELYNQLKTGDREAFIKWMGSHAKEIEQLALQYGCNSLQVQQVTEATFKKLYNQLTEIVDENQLRLVQYKIGLSLLGDMDLPLEKETFLPFEEDQQLHEKIINLDYENKVTLLLSYFHGMTEKEIAFLTGIPENQVVNLIAASRQRLNRNDQQIEKQLKFLEKSYDRLRFSFTYENLFKVQQVESDPLVKQKSSKKVLLYWVAGIVTLLALITVSVVTGEEYQRSSTEKYIARIKTDFEKEVQNKFDELGIPETIESNDYDFTSGLADAPRRDFDSMIRRYERLLEKNEPIDKGKIKEEYQELLEQIQLPSEMATRVIKKPLTNDKKQSEEFIHSYLEKLSYIQESFYTIYYNHHEIFEDAMVDDSIDIDKFMEKKDSYPEDFQKVLTGLEKQNFYPASIPMYAPLFPKYQTNELSKKIRSSLHEDVSGYMTMLENEHLFNVESLDIPLDQSLDYLIDMENTLLASEQFTTHYEMLSHSYTTLFNALVIDDNKKYGVFYEHSETNAIFDEHGAVKEEYRAVWEKIANIGGDSPAAFIMKKIISEMKESDWKKSKSYQRLNQQHIYDALSSAQNNNLKLFTIEEYMGYGTITTDIQDSKYQLEVKELYEKFSHDHNLMTLENANPLMIIGVYDYANEQEDPETMWQLFNHEYVPISLEAYMDDWTKKDSILEQVEYLSVEMGGEASINGAPLVPVGYEKDGTINYFAKMILDIEKNIWTIYEIQ, from the coding sequence ATGATGATCATAACGAATGTCGAGCTATACAATCAGCTAAAGACGGGAGACCGCGAAGCTTTTATAAAATGGATGGGAAGTCACGCAAAAGAAATCGAACAACTCGCCCTTCAATACGGTTGTAATTCGCTTCAAGTACAGCAGGTAACTGAAGCAACGTTCAAGAAATTATATAATCAGCTAACAGAAATTGTGGACGAGAATCAGCTTCGTTTAGTCCAGTATAAGATTGGTTTATCATTATTGGGGGATATGGATCTGCCGCTTGAAAAGGAAACGTTTCTGCCATTTGAGGAAGACCAACAACTTCATGAAAAAATAATCAATCTCGACTATGAAAATAAAGTCACCTTATTACTTTCCTATTTTCATGGAATGACAGAAAAAGAAATTGCATTTCTTACAGGGATTCCAGAAAATCAAGTCGTGAATTTAATTGCCGCATCACGTCAAAGACTCAATAGAAATGACCAGCAAATCGAGAAACAATTAAAGTTTCTAGAAAAATCATATGATCGACTTCGTTTTTCATTCACATATGAAAACCTATTCAAGGTGCAGCAAGTCGAAAGCGATCCACTCGTAAAGCAAAAATCGTCAAAAAAAGTACTTCTTTATTGGGTAGCAGGGATTGTCACATTATTAGCCCTCATCACGGTTTCGGTAGTGACAGGTGAGGAATATCAAAGGTCCTCAACTGAAAAGTATATCGCGCGTATAAAAACAGACTTTGAAAAAGAAGTACAAAATAAGTTCGATGAATTGGGTATTCCTGAAACAATTGAAAGTAACGACTATGATTTTACAAGCGGATTAGCCGATGCCCCGCGCAGGGATTTTGATTCAATGATTAGGCGTTACGAAAGATTACTCGAAAAAAATGAACCAATCGATAAGGGGAAAATCAAGGAAGAATATCAGGAACTACTAGAACAAATACAATTGCCGTCTGAAATGGCCACGCGAGTAATTAAAAAACCTTTGACAAATGATAAAAAGCAAAGTGAAGAATTCATTCATTCATATTTGGAAAAACTCTCCTATATTCAAGAGTCCTTTTATACAATTTACTACAACCATCACGAAATCTTCGAAGATGCGATGGTCGATGACAGTATTGATATTGATAAGTTTATGGAAAAGAAAGATTCGTACCCTGAAGACTTTCAAAAAGTTCTAACAGGACTAGAGAAACAAAACTTTTATCCAGCATCGATACCAATGTATGCGCCATTATTCCCGAAATATCAGACCAATGAATTGAGTAAGAAAATTAGAAGTTCGCTTCACGAAGACGTAAGTGGCTATATGACAATGCTTGAAAACGAGCATTTGTTCAACGTAGAAAGCCTAGATATTCCATTGGACCAATCACTAGACTATTTAATCGATATGGAAAACACACTACTCGCTTCTGAACAATTTACTACACATTATGAAATGTTATCACATTCATATACAACATTATTTAATGCATTAGTTATCGACGACAATAAGAAATACGGGGTTTTTTATGAACATAGCGAAACAAATGCAATATTTGATGAACATGGCGCAGTAAAAGAAGAATATCGTGCCGTTTGGGAAAAGATTGCAAATATCGGCGGGGATTCACCAGCCGCTTTTATCATGAAGAAAATCATTAGTGAGATGAAAGAGAGCGATTGGAAGAAATCGAAAAGTTATCAGAGATTAAATCAACAACATATTTATGATGCATTAAGCTCCGCACAGAATAATAACTTGAAATTATTTACAATCGAAGAATACATGGGATACGGGACAATTACAACTGATATTCAAGATTCCAAGTATCAATTAGAAGTCAAAGAGTTATATGAAAAGTTCTCTCACGATCATAATCTAATGACTTTAGAAAACGCGAACCCGCTAATGATTATAGGCGTTTACGATTATGCAAATGAACAAGAGGATCCTGAGACGATGTGGCAGCTATTCAATCATGAATATGTCCCAATTTCGCTCGAAGCCTATATGGATGACTGGACGAAAAAAGACTCTATATTAGAACAAGTAGAGTATTTATCTGTGGAAATGGGAGGAGAGGCTAGCATTAACGGTGCACCGCTTGTCCCTGTGGGTTATGAAAAAGATGGCACGATTAACTACTTTGCAAAAATGATTTTAGATATCGAAAAAAATATCTGGACAATTTACGAGATTCAATAA
- the yugI gene encoding S1 domain-containing post-transcriptional regulator GSP13: MARKYEAGEKLTGIVTGIQPYGAFVSLDENTQGLVHISEITYGFVKDVNEFLSIGEEVEVKVLEVNEEAEKISLSIRALQEKPETDHRNERLRESLQERIKEQDAEGFNSLKEKLQDWIEQSGQ; the protein is encoded by the coding sequence ATGGCGAGAAAGTATGAAGCGGGAGAAAAGCTCACAGGAATAGTAACGGGCATTCAACCCTATGGCGCGTTCGTCTCACTCGATGAAAACACGCAAGGACTCGTCCATATTTCCGAAATCACATATGGTTTTGTGAAAGATGTAAACGAGTTCTTATCTATCGGAGAAGAAGTCGAAGTGAAAGTTCTGGAAGTCAACGAAGAAGCTGAAAAAATTAGTTTATCGATTCGTGCACTCCAGGAAAAACCAGAAACCGACCACCGAAACGAACGTCTGCGTGAATCTTTGCAAGAACGGATTAAAGAGCAAGACGCTGAAGGATTTAATTCCTTAAAAGAAAAGCTTCAAGATTGGATCGAACAATCAGGTCAATAA
- a CDS encoding sigma 54-interacting transcriptional regulator, with protein sequence MRKEIDALAPFYAFAIEHAALGIHAIDNHGHTIIYNNKMKHIEGLALEDVQDRSILELFNFDQEESTLLKVLQSKKELLNVKQTYWNRNGIEITTINDTYPVFRDRNLIGAIELSRDITALEKILHQPDSKSNKPITFNEIVAYSSPMKTVISTAKKAAKAKLSVLLIGETGTGKELIAESIHNALSPSLQYFYTLHCQSSDPFLIDRLLEDLNESASYTLFCERIELLSIPLQKKLLALLSKSDSGNRQFIASIGDDPVELIAAGSLLKELYYFFSSFAIRIPPLRKRPEDIMPFISTYLARRSERYNSAIQGVTPDVEKLFKQYDWPGNIRELEILLDEVTSLSSTETVITYNMLPLHFRVKTGDRDAQSVEDFIVHRNKELLPLDEYLHAAEEYYIHKAMKLHDDNVTKTANALGMSRQSLQYRLRKIKNER encoded by the coding sequence ATGCGAAAAGAGATAGATGCGCTTGCCCCTTTTTATGCATTTGCAATTGAACATGCAGCGCTTGGTATCCACGCAATAGATAATCATGGCCATACAATTATTTACAATAATAAAATGAAGCATATAGAAGGACTTGCGCTTGAAGATGTCCAAGATCGCTCTATTTTAGAGTTGTTTAATTTTGATCAGGAAGAAAGTACTTTGCTTAAAGTTTTACAAAGTAAAAAAGAATTATTGAATGTAAAACAAACTTATTGGAATAGAAATGGGATTGAAATTACGACTATCAATGATACCTATCCGGTCTTTAGGGACAGGAACTTAATAGGAGCAATTGAACTTTCACGTGATATAACTGCATTAGAAAAAATTCTGCATCAACCAGATTCGAAATCCAATAAACCCATAACTTTCAATGAGATTGTGGCATATTCGTCACCAATGAAAACTGTGATTTCAACAGCTAAGAAAGCGGCAAAGGCCAAATTATCGGTTCTATTAATCGGTGAAACCGGGACTGGAAAAGAATTAATCGCAGAAAGTATCCACAATGCATTGTCACCATCTCTTCAATACTTTTATACGCTACATTGCCAAAGTTCGGATCCGTTTCTAATCGATCGATTACTTGAGGACTTGAATGAGTCTGCTTCCTATACGTTGTTTTGCGAGCGAATCGAACTCTTATCCATTCCTTTACAAAAAAAGTTATTGGCTTTGCTGTCGAAGTCGGATAGCGGAAATCGACAATTCATCGCGAGTATTGGGGATGATCCTGTTGAATTAATCGCCGCTGGAAGCTTATTGAAAGAGTTGTATTATTTCTTTTCTTCATTTGCGATTCGGATTCCGCCACTTCGGAAAAGACCCGAAGATATCATGCCGTTCATTTCAACATATTTAGCGCGCAGAAGTGAGCGTTATAATAGTGCGATTCAAGGAGTTACTCCTGATGTTGAGAAGCTATTTAAACAATATGATTGGCCAGGTAATATTCGTGAACTTGAAATTCTGTTAGACGAAGTGACTTCCCTTTCATCGACAGAAACCGTGATTACTTACAATATGTTGCCGCTTCATTTCAGGGTAAAAACTGGTGACAGAGATGCTCAGTCCGTCGAAGATTTTATTGTCCACCGAAACAAAGAGCTACTGCCGCTTGATGAATATTTGCATGCTGCTGAAGAGTACTATATTCATAAAGCGATGAAACTCCATGATGATAACGTTACAAAAACGGCGAATGCTTTAGGCATGAGCCGCCAAAGTTTACAATATCGTTTGCGGAAAATAAAAAATGAGAGGTAG